A region from the Triticum urartu cultivar G1812 chromosome 1, Tu2.1, whole genome shotgun sequence genome encodes:
- the LOC125511566 gene encoding inactive poly [ADP-ribose] polymerase RCD1-like isoform X1 — protein MAAMNEKVLAKCGQNIVSLKRKRDSPAAYHADACHTSQSHQHPTGNSDIRLYVGEDRKANIACHFNKQILQSYQNYMTSASPKRILLRQSGNWKEFPEKIVKLAQVDFRTKKTITEVGYQNQLFLLDFVHMTFIDSKSGLQRPIAWIDDNGRRYFPEVLIEDQIVYRRKDFGNGDHVYVIAEPNGARQINDQYGASESSAESSNFESSTEEVSSAKRVRVEKSIIRKINCDRRETVGENEPHTSLPAVFSCQPQQDKLGGQSRAQGTTSVVQKMLLQGMGTAIGSKDIIGIHRTPFLNNYREDRYDLFQKQVEITKSQHGNANVRYAWLPCSKAAVDEMMLNGTLQVKKPTRCPPYGTGVLLAPANCSINCVNYSDVDENGIIYMMLCRVVMGNVEIVHHGSKQHQPSNEYFDSGVDDLKNPQHYIVWDMNLNSHIYSEFVVTIKLPSKAKDSLFTQEDCHDSSDASLVLSPSSADSVSQDMNLEASPALGGQYEAPMLGGSMAKAPSTPWMPFSMLFAAISTKLPREKMDMINNCYEEFKAKKISRIDLVKRLRLIVGDRMLVSTIIRLQDKLPPMVKREAANAPAKARGQ, from the exons ATGGCTGCGATGAACGAAAAGGTGTTGGCTAAATGTGGACAGAATATAGTTAGCCTCAAGAGGAAGCGGGACAGCCCCGCTGCATATCATGCTGATGCCTGCCACACCTCTCAATCGCATCAGCATCCTACTGGAAACTCTGATATCAGGTTGTATGTTGGTGAAGATCGCAAGGCGAACATCGCGTGCCACTTTAACAAGCAGATTTTACAGAGCTATCAGAACTACATGACCAGTGCATCACCTAAGCGTATTCTGCTCCGCCAAAGTGGCAACTGGAAAGAATTTCCAGAAAAAATTGTCAAGCTGGCTCAAGTTGATTTCCGGACAAAGAAGACCATCACAGAAGTAGGATACCAGAACCAGCTATTTTTGCTGGACTTTGTCCACATGACATTCATTGACTCAAAGTCAGGTCTTCAGAGGCCAATCGCCTGGATTGATGACAATGGAAGGCGTTACTTCCCAGAAGTTCTTATTGAAGATCAGATAGTATATAGGAGGAAAGATTTTGGCAATGGAGATCATGTCTATGTTATAGCTGAGCCTAATGGGGCACGTCAAATAAATGACCAGTATGGAGCATCAGAGAGTTCCGCAGAAAGCTCAAACTTTGAGTCCAGTACTGAAGAGGTTTCCAGTGCTAAGAGAGTTAGAGTTGAGAAGAGTATCATCAGGAAAATAAATTGTGATCGTAGAGAAACTGTGGGAGAGAATGAACCACACACTTCGCTGCCTGCAGTCTTTAGTTGTCAACCACAGCAAGATAAGCTGGGCGGGCAATCACGTGCTCAAGGAACTACCTCTGTTGTGCAGAAGATGTTGCTGCAGGGAATGGGTACTGCTATTGGTTCCAAGGATATTATTGGAATCCACCGAACGCCATTCTTGAATAATTATAGAGAAGACCGCTATGATCTCTTCCAAAAGCAGGTAGAGATTACTAAATCTCAGCATGGTAATGCAAATGTGCGTTATGCTTGGCTTCCTTGCTCGAAAGCTGCTGTGGATGAAATGATGCTGAATGGCACCTTGCAAGTTAAAAAGCCCACTAGGTGTCCACCCTATGGAACTGGCGTACTCCTTGCACCAGCTAACTGCTCCATTAACTG TGTGAATTACTCTGATGTTGATGAAAATGGCATCATCTATATGATGTTGTGCCGGGTTGTAATGGGGAACGTAGAAATAGTTCACCATGGATCTAAGCAGCACCAGCCTAGTAACGAGTATTTTGATAGCGGTGTAGATGACCTAAAAAACCCGCAGCATTACATTGTATGGGATATGAATCTGAATAGTCACATCTATTCTGAATTTGTAGTCACCATCAAATTGCCATCTAAAGCCAAAG ATTCCCTCTTCACACAAGAAGATTGTCACGATTCATCTGATGCTTCACTGGTCTTGAGTCCAAGTTCGGCCGACAGTGTATCACAG GACATGAATCTTGAGGCATCTCCAGCATTGGGTGGTCAGTATGAAGCCCCCATGTTAGGAGGATCAATGGCAAAAGCTCCAAGTACACCTTGGATGCCCTTTTCCATGTTATTTGCAGCTATTTCAACCAAACTTCCTCGCGAGAAAATGGACATGATCAATAACTGTTATGAAGAATTCAAG GCCAAGAAAATAAGCAGAATTGACCTAGTGAAGaggctgcgtctcatagttggtgACAGAATGCTGGTCTCCACAATAATTCGGCTCCAAGATAAG TTGCCTCCGATGGTGAAGCGGGAAGCAGCAAATGCTCCAGCCAAGGCACGAGGTCAGTGA
- the LOC125511566 gene encoding inactive poly [ADP-ribose] polymerase RCD1-like isoform X2 has product MAAMNEKVLAKCGQNIVSLKRKRDSPAAYHADACHTSQSHQHPTGNSDIRLYVGEDRKANIACHFNKQILQSYQNYMTSASPKRILLRQSGNWKEFPEKIVKLAQVDFRTKKTITEVGYQNQLFLLDFVHMTFIDSKSGLQRPIAWIDDNGRRYFPEVLIEDQIVYRRKDFGNGDHVYVIAEPNGARQINDQYGASESSAESSNFESSTEEVSSAKRVRVEKSIIRKINCDRRETVGENEPHTSLPAVFSCQPQQDKLGGQSRAQGTTSVVQKMLLQGMGTAIGSKDIIGIHRTPFLNNYREDRYDLFQKQVEITKSQHGNANVRYAWLPCSKAAVDEMMLNGTLQVKKPTRCPPYGTGVLLAPANCSINCVNYSDVDENGIIYMMLCRVVMGNVEIVHHGSKQHQPSNEYFDSGVDDLKNPQHYIVWDMNLNSHIYSEFVVTIKLPSKAKDSLFTQEDCHDSSDASLVLSPSSADSVSQTSSTVGAAGAFSYSDCVSDSTIDLCFHYEIITSS; this is encoded by the exons ATGGCTGCGATGAACGAAAAGGTGTTGGCTAAATGTGGACAGAATATAGTTAGCCTCAAGAGGAAGCGGGACAGCCCCGCTGCATATCATGCTGATGCCTGCCACACCTCTCAATCGCATCAGCATCCTACTGGAAACTCTGATATCAGGTTGTATGTTGGTGAAGATCGCAAGGCGAACATCGCGTGCCACTTTAACAAGCAGATTTTACAGAGCTATCAGAACTACATGACCAGTGCATCACCTAAGCGTATTCTGCTCCGCCAAAGTGGCAACTGGAAAGAATTTCCAGAAAAAATTGTCAAGCTGGCTCAAGTTGATTTCCGGACAAAGAAGACCATCACAGAAGTAGGATACCAGAACCAGCTATTTTTGCTGGACTTTGTCCACATGACATTCATTGACTCAAAGTCAGGTCTTCAGAGGCCAATCGCCTGGATTGATGACAATGGAAGGCGTTACTTCCCAGAAGTTCTTATTGAAGATCAGATAGTATATAGGAGGAAAGATTTTGGCAATGGAGATCATGTCTATGTTATAGCTGAGCCTAATGGGGCACGTCAAATAAATGACCAGTATGGAGCATCAGAGAGTTCCGCAGAAAGCTCAAACTTTGAGTCCAGTACTGAAGAGGTTTCCAGTGCTAAGAGAGTTAGAGTTGAGAAGAGTATCATCAGGAAAATAAATTGTGATCGTAGAGAAACTGTGGGAGAGAATGAACCACACACTTCGCTGCCTGCAGTCTTTAGTTGTCAACCACAGCAAGATAAGCTGGGCGGGCAATCACGTGCTCAAGGAACTACCTCTGTTGTGCAGAAGATGTTGCTGCAGGGAATGGGTACTGCTATTGGTTCCAAGGATATTATTGGAATCCACCGAACGCCATTCTTGAATAATTATAGAGAAGACCGCTATGATCTCTTCCAAAAGCAGGTAGAGATTACTAAATCTCAGCATGGTAATGCAAATGTGCGTTATGCTTGGCTTCCTTGCTCGAAAGCTGCTGTGGATGAAATGATGCTGAATGGCACCTTGCAAGTTAAAAAGCCCACTAGGTGTCCACCCTATGGAACTGGCGTACTCCTTGCACCAGCTAACTGCTCCATTAACTG TGTGAATTACTCTGATGTTGATGAAAATGGCATCATCTATATGATGTTGTGCCGGGTTGTAATGGGGAACGTAGAAATAGTTCACCATGGATCTAAGCAGCACCAGCCTAGTAACGAGTATTTTGATAGCGGTGTAGATGACCTAAAAAACCCGCAGCATTACATTGTATGGGATATGAATCTGAATAGTCACATCTATTCTGAATTTGTAGTCACCATCAAATTGCCATCTAAAGCCAAAG ATTCCCTCTTCACACAAGAAGATTGTCACGATTCATCTGATGCTTCACTGGTCTTGAGTCCAAGTTCGGCCGACAGTGTATCACAG ACAAGTTCCACTGTTGGAGCAGCAGGAGCATTCAGTTATTCAGATTGCGTGTCTGACTCAACAATTGACCTGTGCTTCCATTATGAGATTATAACTTCGAGCTGA
- the LOC125511581 gene encoding probable inactive shikimate kinase like 2, chloroplastic has protein sequence MMAAMSIAATATCCSSSFPANPSQHIATYSRAPGLPLPRPAWRRSLLAASPPASRLRLLPRTSLSASPAAAHDYEFTDTNGEVELRLDIGKLGIESSRDVFVDVDDMSLLIRAKSDGTLRTLMNVGTLFDRVKSSETIWFIDEDQLVVNLKKVEQELKWPDIDESWKSLTAGITQLLTGISVHIVGDSTDINEAVAKEIAEGIGYLPVCTSELLESATQKSVDTWAASEGADSVAEAECVVLESLSSHVRTVVATLGGKQGAASRFDKWQYLHSGFTVWLSVSDAGDEASAKEEARRSVSTGSVAYAKADVVVKLGGWDPEYTRAVAQGCLVALKQLTLADMKLAGKKSLYIRLGCRGDWPNIEPPGWDPQSDAPPTNI, from the exons ATGATGGCGGCCATGTCCATTGCAGCCACCGCCACCTGCTGCTCCTCCTCCTTCCCTGCAAACCCCAGCCAGCACATCGCAACCTACTCCCGTGCTCCAGGCCTTCCTCTTCCTCGGCCAGCTTGGCGTCGCTCTCTCCTTGCCGCCTCCCCGCCGGCgagccgcctccgcctcctcccccGGACCTCCCTGTCGGCGTCCCCGGCCGCAGCCCACGACTACGAG TTTACCGATACAAACGGAGAGGTGGAGCTCAGGCTGGACATTGGAAAGCTTGGCATTGAGAGTTCAAGAGATGTTTTTGTTGACGTCGATGACATGTCCCTGCTCATCAGAGCCAAGTCTGACGGAACACTGAGGACTTTGATGAATGTCGGCACGCTGTTCGACAGGGTTAAGTCTTCTGAGACGATATG GTTCATCGATGAGGATCAGTTGGTGGTGAATCTGAAGAAAGTCGAGCAAGAGCTGAAATGGCCCGACATTGATGAATCCTGGAAATCTCTCACTGCTGGGATCACGCAGTTGTTGACAGGGATTAGCGTCCACATAGTTGGCGACTCCACGGACATCAACGAGGCGGTCGCTAAAGAGATTGCTGAGGGCATCGG GTATCTTCCAGTTTGCACAAGTGAGCTGCTAGAGAGTGCCACTCAAAAGTCTGTTGATACCT GGGCGGCCTCAGAAGGAGCGGACTCCGTAGCTGAAGCGGAGTGTGTTGTCCTAGAAAGCCTCAGCAG CCATGTCCGTACCGTGGTAGCAACTCTAGGTGGCAAGCAAGGAGCGGCGAGCAGGTTCGACAAATGGCAGTATCTTCATTCCGGGTTCACAGTGTGGTTGTCGGTGTCCGATGCCGGTG ATGAAGCCTCTGCCAAAGAGGAAGCCCGGAGAAGCGTTAGCACTGGGAGCGTGGCTTATGCCAAGGCGGATGTGGTGGTGAAGCTGGGTGGATGGGACCCGGAGTACACGCGAGCTGTGGCACAGGGCTGCCTTGTTGCCTTGAAGCAGCTCACCTTGGCAGACATGAAGCTAGCAG GGAAGAAGAGCCTTTACATCAGGCTAGGCTGTCGAGGGGACTGGCCCAACATCGAGCCACCCGGCTGGGATCCCCAATCAGATGCCCCGCCCACCAACATCTAG